The following are encoded together in the Bradyrhizobium genosp. L genome:
- the purC gene encoding phosphoribosylaminoimidazolesuccinocarboxamide synthase, whose amino-acid sequence MSRRRRIYEGKAKVLYEGPEPGTLIQHFKDDATAFNAKKHQVIEGKGVLNNRISEYLFQHLNDIGVPTHFIRRLNMREQLIREVEIVPLEVVVRNVAAGSLSQRLGIEEGTQLPRSIIEFYYKNDQLNDPMVSEEHITAFGWATPQEIDDIMALAIRVNDFLTGLFLGIGIRLVDFKMECGRLFENEMMRIIVADEISPDSCRLWDIKSNEKLDKDRFRRDLGGLLEAYTEVAKRLGILIENERPAGSGPVLVKS is encoded by the coding sequence ATGAGCCGTCGACGCCGTATTTATGAAGGCAAGGCCAAGGTCCTGTATGAAGGTCCGGAGCCGGGTACCCTGATCCAGCACTTCAAGGACGACGCCACCGCGTTCAATGCCAAGAAACACCAGGTGATCGAGGGCAAGGGCGTCCTCAACAACCGGATTTCGGAGTACCTGTTTCAGCACCTCAACGACATCGGGGTGCCGACCCACTTCATCCGCCGTCTCAACATGCGCGAGCAGCTGATTCGCGAGGTCGAGATCGTGCCGCTCGAGGTCGTCGTGCGCAACGTCGCCGCCGGCTCGCTGTCGCAGCGCCTCGGGATCGAGGAGGGCACCCAGCTGCCGCGCTCGATCATCGAGTTCTATTACAAGAACGACCAGCTCAACGACCCCATGGTGTCGGAAGAGCACATCACCGCCTTCGGCTGGGCCACGCCGCAGGAGATCGACGACATCATGGCGCTCGCCATCCGCGTCAACGACTTCCTCACCGGCCTCTTCCTCGGCATCGGCATCCGCCTGGTCGACTTCAAGATGGAGTGCGGGCGGCTGTTCGAAAACGAAATGATGCGGATCATCGTCGCCGACGAGATCTCGCCGGACTCCTGCCGGCTCTGGGACATCAAGTCGAACGAGAAGCTCGACAAGGATCGTTTCCGCCGCGATCTCGGTGGCTTGCTCGAGGCCTATACCGAGGTGGCGAAGCGGCTCGGCATCCTGATCGAGAATGAGCGGCCGGCCGGAAGCGGCCCGGTGCTGGTCAAGAGCTAA
- a CDS encoding D-alanine--D-alanine ligase family protein, with product MRRLRILVLMHPDFVPPDSTDGLTAEQINAFKTEYDVVSTLRAAGHDVRPLGVQEEIKPVREEIEGFKPHVVFTLLEEFHYQVAYDQHIASFLELMRIPYTGCNPRGLILARGKDLSKTLAHHRRIAVPAFAVFPMRRKVKRPTRLALPLIVKSLSTDGSLGISQASIVDTDEKLAERVAFIHERLGTAAIAEQFIEGRELYVGVIGNNRLRALPVWELKFGSMGGRRARHIATEKAKHDPSYQERVGIVDGLAKDLAPELSARIQHTAKRIYRALGLDGYARIDFRLTADGTAYFIEANPNPEIAKSQEFALAAKHDGFDYPDLLQRILVLGMSRAKAGVSLG from the coding sequence ATGAGGCGGCTCCGCATCCTCGTGCTCATGCATCCGGACTTTGTGCCGCCGGATTCGACCGACGGATTGACCGCGGAACAGATCAACGCCTTCAAGACGGAATACGACGTCGTCAGCACGCTGCGCGCGGCCGGCCACGACGTTCGTCCGCTCGGCGTGCAGGAAGAAATCAAGCCGGTGCGCGAGGAGATCGAAGGCTTCAAGCCACATGTGGTCTTCACCCTGCTCGAGGAGTTTCACTACCAGGTTGCGTATGACCAGCACATCGCAAGCTTCCTCGAACTGATGCGGATTCCCTATACCGGCTGCAATCCGCGCGGTCTGATCCTGGCGCGCGGCAAGGATCTGTCCAAGACGCTGGCGCACCATCGGCGGATCGCGGTGCCGGCCTTTGCCGTGTTTCCGATGCGCCGCAAGGTCAAGCGGCCGACGCGTCTGGCGCTGCCGCTGATCGTCAAGAGCCTGAGCACGGATGGATCGCTCGGCATCTCGCAGGCCTCCATCGTCGACACCGACGAGAAACTCGCCGAGCGCGTCGCCTTCATTCACGAGCGCCTCGGGACGGCCGCCATCGCGGAGCAATTTATCGAGGGGCGGGAGCTTTATGTCGGCGTCATCGGCAACAATCGCTTGCGCGCACTGCCCGTGTGGGAGTTGAAATTCGGCAGCATGGGCGGCCGACGCGCGCGCCACATCGCCACCGAAAAAGCCAAGCACGATCCCAGCTATCAGGAACGCGTCGGCATCGTGGACGGGCTGGCGAAGGACCTCGCGCCGGAGCTGTCAGCCCGCATTCAGCATACCGCGAAGCGCATCTACCGTGCGCTCGGGCTCGATGGCTATGCCCGCATCGACTTCCGTCTGACGGCCGACGGTACGGCCTATTTCATCGAAGCCAATCCCAATCCGGAAATCGCGAAGAGCCAGGAGTTCGCACTGGCAGCCAAGCATGACGGGTTCGACTACCCGGATCTCCTGCAGCGCATCCTGGTGCTGGGAATGAGCCGCGCCAAGGCCGGGGTGTCGCTGGGGTAA
- the purQ gene encoding phosphoribosylformylglycinamidine synthase subunit PurQ yields the protein MKSAVLVFPGINRERDMARALKLASGNETATVWHAETALPKGTDLVVVPGGFSYGDYLRCGAIAARAPVMDAVRDFAARGGLVLGVCNGFQILCESGLLPGVLMRNAQIKFVCRDVHMRVERSDTPFTRGYNAGQVIRVPVAHGEGNYEADEETLKRLEGEGRVLYRYCSPEGTVDEASNFNGAAHSIAGIVNERGNVLGMMPHPENHVEEIMGCTDGRGLFAGLVQHHEKAA from the coding sequence TTGAAATCGGCCGTCCTCGTCTTCCCCGGCATCAACCGCGAGCGTGACATGGCGCGCGCCTTGAAACTCGCCTCCGGCAACGAGACCGCGACGGTCTGGCACGCCGAGACGGCGCTGCCCAAAGGCACCGATCTCGTGGTGGTGCCGGGCGGCTTCTCCTACGGTGACTATCTGCGCTGCGGCGCGATCGCGGCGCGCGCGCCGGTCATGGACGCGGTGCGCGACTTCGCCGCCAGGGGCGGGCTCGTGCTCGGCGTCTGCAACGGCTTTCAGATCCTCTGCGAATCCGGCCTGTTGCCGGGCGTCCTGATGCGCAATGCGCAGATCAAATTCGTCTGCCGCGACGTCCACATGCGGGTCGAGCGCTCGGATACGCCGTTCACCCGCGGCTACAATGCCGGCCAGGTGATCCGGGTGCCGGTCGCCCATGGCGAAGGCAATTACGAGGCGGATGAGGAGACGCTGAAGCGTCTCGAGGGCGAGGGGCGGGTGCTCTATCGCTACTGTTCGCCCGAGGGCACCGTGGACGAGGCTTCCAACTTCAATGGTGCCGCGCATTCGATCGCCGGCATCGTCAACGAACGCGGCAATGTGCTCGGCATGATGCCGCACCCGGAAAACCACGTCGAAGAGATCATGGGCTGCACCGACGGTCGCGGCCTGTTCGCCGGGCTGGTCCAGCATCACGAAAAAGCGGCGTGA
- the pstS gene encoding phosphate ABC transporter substrate-binding protein PstS: protein MTKHLGKYLGLPIIITALILATQTVAAETRGAGSTFVSPVMAKWIDAYKAKTGNVVSYQPIGSSNGINLIKKAAVDFGTSDMPLDPKELQKLGLMQFPIVIGGVVPVVNIEGVKPGQIRFTGRLLADIYLGNIKSWSDPAIRAVNPDLKLPNTPITVVHRIDGSGTTFNWSNYLSKVSSQWKAMVGEGTFVEWPVGLGGKGNDGVASLVGMIPGSIGYLEYAYALQRLDKISFAMVQNGAGNFVVPDAASFQAAAAGADWKAAKDFCLVLADAPGDDAYPITATTFVLMPRESKAAERAATAIDFFRWSLESGRSQAETLNYVPLPPALVAQIEQSWQQGLEALTASASPAAKH from the coding sequence ATGACAAAGCATCTTGGAAAGTATCTTGGGCTACCGATCATCATCACCGCCCTGATCCTCGCCACGCAGACCGTGGCAGCGGAGACCAGGGGTGCAGGGTCGACCTTCGTTTCGCCCGTGATGGCGAAATGGATCGACGCCTACAAGGCGAAGACCGGAAATGTCGTCAGCTATCAGCCGATCGGCTCGAGCAACGGCATCAACCTGATCAAGAAAGCGGCCGTCGATTTCGGCACCAGCGACATGCCGCTCGATCCGAAGGAGCTGCAAAAGCTCGGCCTGATGCAGTTTCCGATCGTGATCGGGGGCGTCGTGCCGGTGGTCAACATCGAGGGCGTGAAACCCGGCCAGATCCGCTTCACCGGACGGCTGCTTGCGGACATCTACCTCGGCAACATCAAATCGTGGAGCGATCCGGCCATCCGCGCCGTCAATCCCGATCTGAAACTGCCGAACACGCCGATCACGGTCGTGCATCGCATCGACGGCTCCGGGACCACGTTCAACTGGTCGAACTATCTCTCCAAGGTCAGCTCGCAATGGAAGGCGATGGTCGGCGAAGGGACCTTCGTCGAGTGGCCGGTTGGCCTCGGCGGCAAGGGCAATGATGGCGTCGCATCGCTGGTCGGCATGATTCCGGGCTCGATCGGCTACCTCGAATATGCCTACGCGTTGCAGCGGCTCGACAAGATCTCCTTCGCCATGGTGCAGAACGGTGCGGGCAACTTCGTCGTCCCCGACGCCGCTTCGTTCCAGGCCGCGGCTGCAGGTGCGGACTGGAAAGCCGCGAAGGATTTTTGCCTGGTCCTCGCCGACGCGCCGGGGGATGACGCCTATCCGATCACGGCGACGACGTTCGTGCTGATGCCGCGGGAGTCGAAAGCCGCCGAAAGGGCGGCGACTGCGATCGACTTCTTCCGCTGGTCGCTGGAGAGCGGAAGGTCGCAGGCCGAAACGCTCAACTACGTTCCCTTGCCGCCGGCTCTCGTCGCGCAGATCGAGCAGTCCTGGCAGCAAGGTCTCGAAGCACTGACGGCCTCCGCATCGCCTGCTGCAAAGCACTGA
- a CDS encoding DUF1476 domain-containing protein — protein sequence MNEFNKREEGFEKKFALDEEQKFKAEARRNKLLGLWAAEKLGISGDAANAYAKEVVAADFEEAGDSDVLHKVLKDLTAKGQAVTERDVRAKMDELLAVAAAQVKAGT from the coding sequence ATGAACGAATTCAACAAGCGCGAGGAAGGTTTCGAGAAGAAATTCGCCCTCGACGAAGAGCAGAAGTTCAAGGCTGAAGCCCGCCGCAACAAGCTGCTCGGCCTGTGGGCTGCCGAGAAGCTCGGCATCTCCGGCGATGCCGCCAATGCCTATGCCAAGGAGGTGGTGGCCGCCGACTTCGAGGAGGCCGGCGACAGCGACGTGCTGCACAAGGTCCTGAAGGACCTCACCGCCAAGGGCCAGGCCGTCACCGAGCGCGATGTCCGCGCCAAGATGGACGAGCTATTGGCCGTGGCTGCGGCGCAGGTGAAGGCGGGGACCTAA
- a CDS encoding putative quinol monooxygenase: MQLYFFAQFYAAPGNEGAVEAALHKVAAPSREEAGCRQFHVFRGSRDRTRFVIHSIWTDEAAFDFHATLPHTVEFLATMKGLVDRPPDLCRTEIIL, encoded by the coding sequence ATGCAACTGTATTTCTTCGCCCAGTTCTACGCCGCTCCCGGCAATGAAGGGGCTGTCGAGGCCGCGCTCCACAAGGTTGCGGCCCCCTCGCGCGAGGAGGCAGGCTGCCGGCAATTTCACGTCTTCCGCGGCAGCCGCGACCGGACGAGGTTCGTCATCCATTCGATATGGACGGACGAAGCGGCGTTCGATTTCCACGCCACGCTCCCGCATACGGTCGAATTCCTCGCAACCATGAAGGGGCTCGTCGACCGTCCGCCGGACCTGTGCCGCACCGAGATCATTCTGTGA
- a CDS encoding putative zinc-binding metallopeptidase, which yields MLQQRLGSLRVTVEGTWLADCVSTLHEELEERGIRLRPHAWISSEWFSPADVPGIAIPFYLAHPRLMKLEKKMMLDVEGGTWSECMAILRHEAGHAIQHGYQLQRRRRWQQLFGPSSRHYPRYYRPNPASRRYVQHLRLWYAQSHPDEDFAETFAVWLRPRSSWRMRYAGWPALRKLEYVDELMGEIAGERPLVTTRERVDPLSRLKQTLAEHYAKKQAFYAFRPPKTYDRDLSRLFSADPRHVRSQSASLFIRRHRARIRELVARWTGENQLTLDAVLDDMIARCRELNLRAVGPEQKLVTNFTILLTAKTMHALFGPSRRKWIAL from the coding sequence TTGCTGCAGCAACGCCTCGGCAGCCTGAGGGTGACGGTCGAAGGCACCTGGCTCGCGGATTGTGTCAGCACGCTGCACGAAGAGCTGGAGGAGCGGGGAATTCGACTGCGGCCGCACGCATGGATATCGAGCGAATGGTTCAGTCCGGCGGACGTGCCGGGCATCGCCATTCCGTTTTATCTCGCCCATCCCCGCCTGATGAAGCTCGAGAAGAAGATGATGCTCGATGTCGAGGGCGGCACATGGTCGGAGTGCATGGCCATTCTCCGTCACGAGGCAGGTCATGCCATCCAGCACGGCTACCAGTTGCAACGCCGCCGGCGCTGGCAGCAGCTGTTCGGCCCGTCTTCGAGGCACTATCCGCGCTACTACCGGCCCAATCCGGCCAGCCGGCGTTATGTCCAGCATCTCCGGCTCTGGTACGCGCAGAGCCATCCGGACGAGGATTTCGCCGAAACCTTCGCGGTGTGGCTGCGGCCACGTTCGAGCTGGCGGATGCGCTATGCGGGGTGGCCGGCGCTCAGGAAGCTCGAATATGTCGACGAACTGATGGGTGAGATCGCGGGCGAGCGGCCGCTCGTCACGACACGCGAGCGCGTCGATCCGCTGAGCAGGCTCAAGCAGACGCTCGCCGAGCACTACGCAAAGAAGCAGGCGTTCTACGCTTTCAGGCCGCCGAAGACCTACGACCGAGACCTGTCGCGGCTGTTCTCCGCCGATCCACGGCATGTGCGAAGTCAGTCGGCCTCGCTCTTCATCAGGCGGCATCGCGCCCGGATCAGGGAGCTGGTCGCGCGCTGGACCGGCGAGAACCAGCTGACGCTCGATGCCGTGCTTGACGATATGATCGCGCGCTGCCGCGAGCTCAATCTGCGTGCCGTCGGCCCCGAGCAGAAGCTCGTGACCAACTTCACCATCCTCTTGACCGCCAAGACCATGCACGCGCTGTTCGGTCCGTCGCGGCGCAAATGGATCGCGCTATGA
- the purS gene encoding phosphoribosylformylglycinamidine synthase subunit PurS — MKARVTVTLKSGILDPQGKAIEGALKSLGVDGVASVRQGKVFDIELSATDKAKAEAALKAAADKLLANTVIENYRVEVLS; from the coding sequence ATGAAAGCACGTGTCACTGTCACATTGAAGTCGGGCATCCTCGATCCGCAGGGCAAGGCGATCGAGGGTGCGCTGAAGTCGCTCGGCGTCGATGGCGTCGCCAGCGTTCGCCAGGGCAAGGTGTTCGACATCGAGCTTTCGGCGACCGACAAGGCCAAGGCGGAGGCGGCGCTGAAGGCCGCCGCCGACAAGCTGCTCGCCAACACCGTGATCGAGAACTACCGGGTCGAGGTTCTGAGCTGA